The DNA window TACGCGGAGAAGTGGAAGCACACCATCGAACCGTACGCCAGCATCCAGCACGTGACCTCCGTGGACAACTTCAACGAGGTCGTGCAGCTCGACGGCGGGGACTACATCCTCGGCGGGACGACGCGGGTGGACTACGGCGTGACGAACCGCGTGCTCGCGAAGCGGCGTGGGGGCGTGGGCGCCGGGAGCGCTCGTGAGATCCTGAGTGTCGACATCGGGCAGACCTACTACACGGATTCGCGCGCCGGACAGTACGACTACAACTACTCGACCAGTTTCTCCGGCCAGACCCGGAGCAACTTCTCGCCGATCCTGGTCCGCGTGCGCACGTCGCCGGCCGATCAGATCAACGGGTCGATGCAGCTGTACTACGACACGAAGCAGGCGGCCATCCAGAGCGTCACGGCCAGCGGTCAGGTCGCGCTCAAGGAATGGCTCAGCCTCACGGGGGGGTACAGCGAGCGCCGGTCGGTCGATGCGCTCGGAACGGTCGCCCGCAACAACGCGGTCGAGGCGACGACGGCGCTGCGGTCGCCCGGCAATCGCGTGGGCGGCACCTTCGCCTTCAGCTACGACATCGAGCGAACGACGATGCTGACCAGCCGAATCGTCGGGTACTACAACGCGCAGTGCTGCGGTTTTGCCGTCGAGTACCAGACCTGGAACTACCCGGCCGCCAATGCGGCTTTCCCCATCAAGCAGGATCATCGCTTCAACTTCTCGTTCACACTGGCGGGGTTGGGTACGTTCTCCAACTTTTTCGGCGCCCTGGGTGGACTTGGCGGCGGTCAACGGTAGCGACTGACGGGATCCCGTTCATGAAAGGTCTGATCCTCAGCGGCGGCAAGGGAACGCGCCTGCGTCCCCTCACCTACACCAGCGCGAAGCAGCTCGTGCCGGTCGCGAACAAGCCCGTGCTGTTCTACGGCCTCGAGGCGATGGCCGAGGCCGGCATCCATGACGTGGGCATCGTCGTCGGTGACACGGCCGCGGAGATCCGCGCCGCGGTGGGCGACGGGTCGCGATGGGGGCTCCGCGTCACGTATCTGGAACAGGATGCGCCGCGCGGCCTGGCGCACGCGGTGCTCATCAGCCAGGACTACCTCGGCAGCTCGCCGTTCGTCATGTATCTCGGCGACAACCTGTTGAACAGGGGCATCAGGGAGTTCGTCGAGGAGTTCGCCGCGGCGAAGCCTGCCGCGCAGATCCTGCTGACGCACGTGTCCGATCCCCAGATGTTCGGCGTCGCGGAACTGTGCGACGGCCGGGTCGTGCGGCTGGTCGAGAAGCCGAAGGAGCCGAAGAGCGACCTCGCGCTGGTCGGCGTCTACATGTTCGGTCCCGAGATCTTCGAGTCGGTGCGGCGCATCCGCCCGAGCGCGCGGAACGAGCTGGAGATCACCGACGCCATCCAGGATCTGATCGATCGCGGCCTCGAGGTCCGGCCGCACCTGGTCGAGGGCTGGTGGAAGGACACGGGCAGGCTCGAGGACATGCTCGAGGCGAATCGCCTCATCCTCGACACGCTCGCCCGGCGCATCGACGGCACGGTCGACGCGGACTCGCGCGTCGAGGGAAAGGTCGTCATCGAGGCCGGCGCGATCATCGAGCGCTCCGTGGTGCGTGGCCCCGTCATCATCGGCGCCCGCGCCCATGTCACGCACGCCTACGTTGGCCCGTTCACGTCCATCATGAACGACGTGCAGGTGCGCGACGCGGAGATCGAACACAGCATCGTACTCGAGGGCAGCGTGATCAGCGATCTGGCGAACCGGATCGAGGACAGCCTGATCGGCAAGAACGTGCGCATCTATCGGGCGCCGGTCAAACCGTCGGCGTACCGGTTCATGCTCGGTGACAATTCCGAAGTCGGCATCCGCTGGTAAAGGGGCGTCCGTGAGCGATCCGAAGGCGTACACCGCCGCGACCCGCCATCCCTCGATTGTCGGCGTCAAGACGAAACGGCTGCGGCTGGTTCCCGACGAGCGCGGCTGGCTGATGGAGATCCTGCGCGCCGATGACGGGGAGTTCTTCACCAAGTTCGGCCAGGTGTACGTCTCGGCGACGTACCCGGGGGTCGTGAAGGCGTGGCACTACCACAAGGTGCAGCTCGACAACTTCGCCTGCGTGAGCGGGATGGTGAAACTGGTGCTGGTGGACACGCGGCCGGGGTCGCCGACCGAGGGAGCGGTGAACGAGTTCTTCGTGGGATCGCAGAACCCGCTGCTGGTGCAGGTGCCGAATCTCGTCTACCACGGGTGGAAGTGCATCAGCGAGGAGATCGCCCTCGTGGTGAATGCGCCGACCGAATGGTACCGTTACGACGATCCAGACGAGTTCCGCCTGGAGCCCCACGGCGCGCTGCCGTACGATTGGAGCCGGAAAGATGGTTGAGGTGCTCGTCACGGGTGGGGCGGGGTTCATCGGCAGCAACTTCGTGCGGTACGCGCTCGCCACGCACTCCGACTGGCGTGTGACGACGCTCGACAAGCTGACGTACGCCGGCCGGCTCGAGAATCTCCATGACGTGATGGACCACCCGCGCCACGCGTTCGTCCGCGGGGACATCGCGGATGCGGTGCTGGTGCGCCCGCTCGTCGCGCGCTCGGAGATCGTCGTGCACTTCGCCGCCGAGACCCATGTCGATCGATCGATCCTCGGCGCCGGCGATTTCATCCGGACGGACGTGTTCGGCACGTTCGTGCTGCTCGAGGCCGCGCGCGAGGCGGCCCATCTTCGTCGGTTCGTGCAGATCTCGACCGACGAGGTGTACGGCAGTGTGACCACGGGCGCGAGCCGTGAAACCGACGAGCTGAAGCCGCGAAATCCGTATGCGGCGAGCAAGGCCGGCGCGGACCGCCTGGCCTACAGCTACTGGGCGACGTACCACGTGCCGGTGGTCATCACGCGCGCGTCGAACAACTACGGGCCGTATCAGTTCCCCGAGAAGGTCGTCCCGCTGTTCGTCACGAACGCGATCGACCGCCAGGCGGTGCCTCTCTACGGTGACGGCCTCAACGTGCGCGACTGGCTCCACGTGCTCGACCACTGCCGCGGCCTCGACGTGGTGATCGCGCAGGGCGTGGACGGCGAGGTCTACAACATCGGCGGCGGCAACGAGATTCCGAACATCGAGCTGACCAGGCGCATCCTGGCCCTGGCCGATCGCCCCGAGTCGCTGATCCGGCCGGTAACCGACCGTCCCGGCCACGATCGCCGCTACTGCCTCGACACCAGCAAACTGCGCGGCCTCGGCTGGCGGGCGCAGATGGAGTTCGCCCAGGGCCTGCGCGAGACGGTCGCGTGGTACACGGCGAACGAGTGGTGGTGGCGGCCGATCAAGCAGGGCGACGAGGGGTTCCAGGCGTATTACCAGCAGCAATACGGCCAGCGCTCCACGACATGACCCTGGATCCGATCCTCGTCACCGGCGCCGCAGGTTTCGCGGGCAGTCATCTGCTGGATCTGCTCGAGGCCGACGCCGGGCGGGTCGTCGCCTGGCGACGACCCGGCGAACGTCTCCCGCAACCGCCCACCGGGACGCGATGCCGGTGGATGGCCGTGGAGTTGCTCGACGCCCGGGCTGTTCGCGAGGCCGTCGAGACCATCCGGCCGTCGAGGGTCTACCACCTGGCCGGCGCGGCCCAGGTAGGGGGTTCCTGGCAGTTGGCCTCGCAGGCGCTCGAGGTCAACGTCCTCGGCACGCAGATCCTGCTCGACGCCGTCGCGGCTGCCGTCCCGGCTGCTGTCGTTCTCGTCTCCGGCTCGGCCCTTGTCTACCGGGAACACGACCGAGCCATCAGCGAGGATCATCCGCTCGGCCCCGGCAGTCCGTACGCCATGAGCAAGCTGGCGCAAGAGATGGCCGCGGTCGAGGCGGCGGCCGATCTCGGGTTACGGGTCGCCGTGACGCGATCGTTTCCGCATATCGGCCCGCGGCAGGCGCCCTCGTTCTTCACGGCGAGCGTGGCCCGTCAGATCGCTCGAATCGAGCACGGACTGGCAGCGCCCGTCCTCGACGTCGGCAACCTCGAGTCCAGACGCGATTTCACGGATGTCCGCGATACGGTCCGGGCGTACCACACGATTCTCGAGCGCGCGCCCGCCGGTGCCGTCTACAACGTGTGCTCGGGGACGGCGCGCCGGATGGGCGACATCCTCGAGTCCCTGCTGCAGGAGGCGCGGACGCGCATCGAAGTACGGCGAGATCCCTCTCGCCTCCGACCGCACGATGAGTCGCTCGTGCTCGGCGATCGCAGCCGCCTGACCGGCGAACTCGGGTGGGAGCCGCGCATCCCGATGTCGCAGACGCTTGGCGATCTGCTCGATTACTGGCGGCACGTTGTCGCGAGCGGGGCAGAAGAACGGCCCGACGCCGTTCGGCGACCGGCCAGCTGGGCTTCCGGCGCATAATGACCCTGTGAAGATCCTCGTCACCGGCGCCACCGGCTTTCTTGGCCGCGCCATCGTGGCCGCGTGCCAGGCGTCGGGTCACGAAACCGTGGCTTTTTCCCGTCACGCCACGACGAGCGGCGTCTCCGGCGCAACCTTCGACGGCGACGTGCGCGACCCTCGTGCGCTCGCCGACGCCGCCGCGGACTGCGACAGCGTCTGTCATTCGGCGGCGCTCGTCAGCGTGTGGCGGCGTCACGCGTCTGAGTTCGACGATGTGAACGTCGGCGGCCTGCGCCACGTGCTCGATGTCGTCCGCGATCGTGGCATCCCTCGCCTCGTGTATACCTCCTCGTTCCTCGCGCTGCCGCCAACCGGTGCCGACCGGCCGCAGCAGTGGAACGACTACCAGCGCACGAAGGTCCTGGCCGACCGGCTCGCCGACCGCGCCGTGGCGGAGGGCGTTCCCCTGGTGCGCCTGTACCCCGGCGTGATCTACGGACCCGGCCCGCTCACGGAGGGCAATCTCGTGGGCGGGATGATCGCCGATCATCTGGCCGGGCGGCTGCCCGGCCTCGTCGGCGCCGACTGCCGCTGGTCCTATGCGTTCGTCGACGACGTCGCGGCAGGCCACGTCGCTGCGCTCGAACGGGGCGAGATCGGCGCGCGGTATCGTCTGTGCGGGGAGAACGCCCGGCAAATGGCCGTGTTCGAGATCGTCCGCGAGCTGACCGGCCGACCGCTGCCACGTCGCCTCCCGGCGTCGCTTGCGGCTGCGGTCGGGCTGTTCGAGGAATGGCGCGCCGCGCTCACCCATCGTCCGCCCCTGCTGACCGTCGGCACGGTCGAGATTCTCACCCGGGACTGGGCGTTCGACAGCGATCTCGCTATTCGCGATCTCGGGTATCGCATCACGTCACTTCGCGACGGTGTGGCGCGAATCGTGGCTCAACTGCGGCACGGTGTGGAACCATGACGTCGTTCTCGGAGACCCGGCGGCAAACGCTCCACATGTCGATGGCGGCATTCGCGCTCCTGCTCCGGTTCTTGACCTGGTGGCAGGCCGCCCTGTGCGCGGTCGTCGCATTCCTCTTCAATCTCTTCGTGCTGCCGCGCCTCGCGCAGACCGCGCTCTACCGTCCGGGCGATGCGGCGCGCGGGTACCCGCTCGGCATCCTGTTCTACCCGCTCTCCGTCCTGTTGCTGATCCTCGCCTTCCCGCGCCGGCCCGACGTCGTGGCGGCCGCGTGGGGCATCCTCGCATTCGGCGACGGCTTCGCGACCATCGTCGGGACGCGCAGGCGGCGGCGCGCACTGCCGTGGAATCCGGACAAGACCGTGGCCGGATCGGTGGCGTTCATGGTCGCGGGTTCTGTCGCCGGCATCGCGCTCGCCTGGTGGACGAGGCCTGCCGTCGCACCGCTGCCGCCGCTGTTGTTCACGATCGGCGCACCGATCCTGGCGGCTGTCGCTGCCGGGCTCGTCGAGTCGCTGCCGGTCCGCCTCGACGACAACATCTCGGTGCCCATCACCGCCGGCATCGTGCTCGGTGGACTGGCGCTCATCACGCCGGAGTCCTGCACGGCGGCCCGGACGTGGCTCCCGCAGGGACTGTTGTATGCGACGCTGGTCAACGTGCCGATCGCCGCGCTCGGGTGGCGTGCGAGAACCGTCAACGGCGCCGGTGCCGTCATCGGCGCGATCATCGGCGTCACGATCTTCGCGTGCGCCGGCCCGGCCGGCTGGCTGCTGCTGTTCGCGTCGTTCTTGGCGGCCATCGTGTCGACGCGCCTGGGCGTGAAGCGGAAGTCGGTCCTCGGAATCGCCGAGGAGCGAGGGGGGCGTCGCGGCCCCGGCAACGCGATCGCCAATACCGGACTCGCGGCGTTCGCGGCGGTCATCGCAGGACTGTCGCCGTATCGCGAAGGCGCGCTCCTCGTGATGGTCGCGGCGTTGACGGCCGGCGCCAGTGACACGGTCGCGAGCGAGATCGGCAAGGCGTGGGGCACACGGACGTACCTGTTTCCCACGTTCACGCGCGTCAGGCCTGGCACCTCGGGAGCCATTTCGCTCGAGGGCACCGGCGCCGGACTGGTGGCCGCACTCGCGCTGGCAGCGCTCGGCCTCTCGCTCGGCCTCGTGAAGGGAAACGGCCTGTGGTTCGCGGCGATCGGCGCCACCGCCGGCTCGTTCGTCGAGAGCTCTCTCGGCGCGACGCTCGAGTCGAGCGGCACACTCAACAACGACATGCTGAACTTCATCAACACGGCGCTGGCCGCCGCCTTCGCGGTGGCCCTCGCCTGGATGTTCGTCCGATGATCGACCGATCCCGTTTCCGCATCTATCTCGAGTTCGCCAGACCGTTCACGCTCTTCGCGCCGGCCCTCGGCATGGCCTCGGGCGGCGCGGCCGCGATCGGCGCCGTGCCGCGAGAGGGGTGGTCGTGGTGGCTGATCGTCTACCCGCTGGTCGGCACGCTCATGGCGGCCGTCCTCAACGCGGCGTCGAACGGCCTGAACCAGATCTACGATTTCGACATCGACGCGGTGAACAAGCCGAAGCGCCCGCTCACCAGCGGCCGGATGACGATGCGTGAAGCGTGGGTGTTCACCGTCGTGACGTTTGCCGCCGCCTGGATTCTCGCCTGGCTGGTGGCCCCCGCCGGTCGCCACGAGTGCTTCTGGCTGGTCGCGGCCGCGACGCTCATCACCGCCCTGTACTCGGTGCCGCCGTTTCGGACGAAGCGGCTCGGCATCTGGGCCAATCTCACCGTCGCGATCCCTCGGGGCGTGTTGCTGAAGGTGGCTGGCTGGTCGTCGGTCAAGACGGTGTTCGGCCTCGAGCCCTGGTTCATCGGTGCGATCTTCGGACTCTTCCTGCTCGGGGCCACGACGACGAAGGACTTCGCGGACATGGAGGGCGACGCCCGGGGTGGCTGTCGCACGCTGCCGATTCAGTTCGGCGTCCGCCGCGCGGCGTGGATGATCTCGCCGTCGTTCGTGGTGCCGTTCC is part of the Vicinamibacterales bacterium genome and encodes:
- a CDS encoding glucose-1-phosphate thymidylyltransferase produces the protein MKGLILSGGKGTRLRPLTYTSAKQLVPVANKPVLFYGLEAMAEAGIHDVGIVVGDTAAEIRAAVGDGSRWGLRVTYLEQDAPRGLAHAVLISQDYLGSSPFVMYLGDNLLNRGIREFVEEFAAAKPAAQILLTHVSDPQMFGVAELCDGRVVRLVEKPKEPKSDLALVGVYMFGPEIFESVRRIRPSARNELEITDAIQDLIDRGLEVRPHLVEGWWKDTGRLEDMLEANRLILDTLARRIDGTVDADSRVEGKVVIEAGAIIERSVVRGPVIIGARAHVTHAYVGPFTSIMNDVQVRDAEIEHSIVLEGSVISDLANRIEDSLIGKNVRIYRAPVKPSAYRFMLGDNSEVGIRW
- a CDS encoding dTDP-4-dehydrorhamnose 3,5-epimerase family protein — encoded protein: MSDPKAYTAATRHPSIVGVKTKRLRLVPDERGWLMEILRADDGEFFTKFGQVYVSATYPGVVKAWHYHKVQLDNFACVSGMVKLVLVDTRPGSPTEGAVNEFFVGSQNPLLVQVPNLVYHGWKCISEEIALVVNAPTEWYRYDDPDEFRLEPHGALPYDWSRKDG
- the rfbB gene encoding dTDP-glucose 4,6-dehydratase, giving the protein MVEVLVTGGAGFIGSNFVRYALATHSDWRVTTLDKLTYAGRLENLHDVMDHPRHAFVRGDIADAVLVRPLVARSEIVVHFAAETHVDRSILGAGDFIRTDVFGTFVLLEAAREAAHLRRFVQISTDEVYGSVTTGASRETDELKPRNPYAASKAGADRLAYSYWATYHVPVVITRASNNYGPYQFPEKVVPLFVTNAIDRQAVPLYGDGLNVRDWLHVLDHCRGLDVVIAQGVDGEVYNIGGGNEIPNIELTRRILALADRPESLIRPVTDRPGHDRRYCLDTSKLRGLGWRAQMEFAQGLRETVAWYTANEWWWRPIKQGDEGFQAYYQQQYGQRSTT
- a CDS encoding GDP-mannose 4,6-dehydratase — its product is MTLDPILVTGAAGFAGSHLLDLLEADAGRVVAWRRPGERLPQPPTGTRCRWMAVELLDARAVREAVETIRPSRVYHLAGAAQVGGSWQLASQALEVNVLGTQILLDAVAAAVPAAVVLVSGSALVYREHDRAISEDHPLGPGSPYAMSKLAQEMAAVEAAADLGLRVAVTRSFPHIGPRQAPSFFTASVARQIARIEHGLAAPVLDVGNLESRRDFTDVRDTVRAYHTILERAPAGAVYNVCSGTARRMGDILESLLQEARTRIEVRRDPSRLRPHDESLVLGDRSRLTGELGWEPRIPMSQTLGDLLDYWRHVVASGAEERPDAVRRPASWASGA
- a CDS encoding NAD-dependent epimerase/dehydratase family protein translates to MKILVTGATGFLGRAIVAACQASGHETVAFSRHATTSGVSGATFDGDVRDPRALADAAADCDSVCHSAALVSVWRRHASEFDDVNVGGLRHVLDVVRDRGIPRLVYTSSFLALPPTGADRPQQWNDYQRTKVLADRLADRAVAEGVPLVRLYPGVIYGPGPLTEGNLVGGMIADHLAGRLPGLVGADCRWSYAFVDDVAAGHVAALERGEIGARYRLCGENARQMAVFEIVRELTGRPLPRRLPASLAAAVGLFEEWRAALTHRPPLLTVGTVEILTRDWAFDSDLAIRDLGYRITSLRDGVARIVAQLRHGVEP
- a CDS encoding DUF92 domain-containing protein — its product is MTSFSETRRQTLHMSMAAFALLLRFLTWWQAALCAVVAFLFNLFVLPRLAQTALYRPGDAARGYPLGILFYPLSVLLLILAFPRRPDVVAAAWGILAFGDGFATIVGTRRRRRALPWNPDKTVAGSVAFMVAGSVAGIALAWWTRPAVAPLPPLLFTIGAPILAAVAAGLVESLPVRLDDNISVPITAGIVLGGLALITPESCTAARTWLPQGLLYATLVNVPIAALGWRARTVNGAGAVIGAIIGVTIFACAGPAGWLLLFASFLAAIVSTRLGVKRKSVLGIAEERGGRRGPGNAIANTGLAAFAAVIAGLSPYREGALLVMVAALTAGASDTVASEIGKAWGTRTYLFPTFTRVRPGTSGAISLEGTGAGLVAALALAALGLSLGLVKGNGLWFAAIGATAGSFVESSLGATLESSGTLNNDMLNFINTALAAAFAVALAWMFVR
- a CDS encoding UbiA family prenyltransferase codes for the protein MIDRSRFRIYLEFARPFTLFAPALGMASGGAAAIGAVPREGWSWWLIVYPLVGTLMAAVLNAASNGLNQIYDFDIDAVNKPKRPLTSGRMTMREAWVFTVVTFAAAWILAWLVAPAGRHECFWLVAAATLITALYSVPPFRTKRLGIWANLTVAIPRGVLLKVAGWSSVKTVFGLEPWFIGAIFGLFLLGATTTKDFADMEGDARGGCRTLPIQFGVRRAAWMISPSFVVPFLMIPLGASLGVLTGNFWLLQLLGVVMAIYGLYVCYLMLRRPEDLAVEENHVSWAHMYRMMFVAQIGFALAYLL